In Phaeodactylum tricornutum CCAP 1055/1 chromosome 10, whole genome shotgun sequence, a single genomic region encodes these proteins:
- a CDS encoding predicted protein, translated as MNMIPEDASARAEERTKDGELAALEMTSRPARSSFELYTTTDTDSSKTTANSTTSDEDTTSGLLSSLHDVPRDTVGAQRVWRNFVLFSVLVAAVPSAALACLALASARLGSILGSWQSSVLYITYTSSAVLGLTSWTGKRLGSKRAVTVGMILFGAYVASFGLSTVHPQFAQAWALSGAALGGVGAGVLWTSQGVYFTQASEDYSLRVGQDWEASTSLLGGIFAFVFLGGGNPIMGMYRVHEYPTVFDDSTQPCSTFTATVSLLLRDAKMKYMIGLNAAFGFSGAFLNSFVSGEVVPMALQDSNSSYVGVLVALHGGVAALASVGFSRMAQHTGKGPILILGAVAFALVALPFLCRPALESWNWQLLVAVYSLQGIGRATFEGTLKATFADYFSYEKEGAFANIISQNGLASGIGYGSLSRLSCSSPSAYCIKYRDNSLHNLFVLASLVVATSALAILGYVRAASLFRAEGEGPDPLVEYQKRSISSYCNSWLSTNGSTINRQTYQTLNVSDTERVIDKDDATRGLPEVS; from the exons ATGAATATGATTCCAGAAGATGCAAGTGCGAGAGCTGAAGAGCGCACGAAAGACGGAGAattggctgctttggaaatgACCAGCCGGCCCGCCCGCTCATCTTTCGAACTGTACACTACGACCGACACAGATTCCTCCAAAACTACCGCCAACAGCACCACATCAGACGAAGACACCACGTCCGGATTACTATCTAGCTTACACGATGTCCCCCGTGATACCGTGGGAGCCCAACGAGTCTGGCGCAATTTCGTTCTCTTTTCTGTCCTGGTCGCGGCTGTGCCCTCCGCTGCGTTGGCCTGTTTAGCGCTCGCCTCGGCACGGTTGGGGTCCATACTGGGCTCCTGGCAGTCCAGCGTCCTTTACATCACCTACACAAGTTCCGCCGTGTTGGGTCTTACTTCGTGGACTGGCAAACGGTTGGGGAGTAAACGTGCGGTAACTGTCGGAATGATATTGTTTGGGGCCTATGTTGCTAGTTTTGGGTTGTCAACCGTGCATCCTCAATTTGCCCAAGCATGGGCACTATCGGGTGCCGCCCTGGGAGGAGTCGGAGCGGGCGTGTTGTGGACTTCCCAGGGGGTGTACTTTACGCAAGCCTCGGAAGATTACAGCTTACGGGTTGGACAAGATTGGGAAGCGTCGACCAGTTTGTTGGGTGGTATTTTTGCATTTGTCTTTTTGGGGGGAGGAAACC CAATCATGGGTATGTACCGGGTCCATGAGTATCCCACCGTCTTTGACGACTCGACGCAACCGTGTTCTACCTTTACCGCGACGGTTTCGCTGTTACTTCGCGACGCCAAGATGAAGTACATGATTGGCTTGAACGCGGCATTCGGATTTTCCGGAGCCTTTTTGAATTCGTTCGTGTCGGGCGAAGTGGTCCCGATGGCCTTGCAGGACTCCAATTCAAGCTATGTCGGGGTACTGGTGGCCCTTCACGGAGGCGTTGCGGCCCTCGCTAGTGTAGGCTTCAGTCGCATGGCCCAACACACAGGAAAAGGCCCGATTCTCATTTTAGGGGCGGTGGCCTTTGCGTTGGTAGCCTTGCCGTTTCTATGCCGGCCCGCATTGGAGTCGTGGAACTGGCAGCTACTGGTCGCCGTCTACTCTTTGCAAGGCATCGGTAGGGCCACCTTCGAAGGCACTTTGAAAGCTACGTTTGCCGATTATTTTTCCTACGAGAAAGAGGGAGCATTCGCGAATATAATTTCGCAAAACGGTCTAGCCAGTGGGATTGGCTACGGCTCGTTGTCGCGTCTTAGTTGTTCCTCACCAAGCGCGTACTGTATCAAATACCGAGACAATTCGCTACACAACCTGTTTGTGTTGGCATCACTAGTGGTGGCAACCAGCGCCTTGGCGATTCTTGGCTACGTACGAGCCGCATCCCTCTTCAGGGCCGAAGGAGAAGGACCCGATCCCCTGGTAGAATACCAAAAACGTTCTATTTCTTCTTATTGTAATTCGTGGCTTTCCACCAATGGTTCGACAATAAATCGGCAAACCTACCAAACCTTGAATGTATCTGATACCGAAAGGGTAATTGATAAAGATGATGCTACGCGAGGTTTACCAGAAGTTTCGTAA
- a CDS encoding predicted protein, producing the protein MASSPSDKSTTSNPSTPVTPGDETTMETNSPLLSPQSMANAALANAVFAQQAQRTVKLAFTQEKDIPVNENGETERRKQFSDDNKDEERNNCSHQQLDKNNAVESIVKDPKSRIEAIWGSSNSDHTNAWKTTAELIRSEIEALLKLGTEAYQAAEFQARESKLLQDELDGKDDELERLRLAESKGRATIVAVKNLQCSPLTMRRYTLVFIPFRQNLLRQGETSKVDARDASRAAVSEAGLRAELGVVTAQKNESLGQAEGHKRKATLYEDELRQVKTKLARVVQEKIRIERDHRATLSLAKSFDSHVSSDVDYYKRKVSELNGYVQNLNAVVAEKNRQIEDLRRQIERSMSQNRLAQFRADTPDTLTK; encoded by the exons ATGGCAAGTTCACCGTCAGACAAATCTACCACAAGCAATCCCAGTACACCGGTCACCCCGGGCGACGAAACGACGATGGAAACGAATTCACCACTCTTGTCTCCCCAGTCGATGGCCAATGCAGCATTGGCGAACGCTGTGTTCGCTCAACAAGCGCAGCGAACGGTAAAGTTGGCATTTACCCAAGAGAAGGACATACCTGTGAACGAAAATGGCGAGACCGAACGACGAAAGCAGTTCagcgacgacaacaaagacgaagaacGGAATAACTGTAGTCACCAGCAGCTCGACAAGAACAATGCCGTTGAAAGCATTGTCAAGGATCCGAAATCTCGAATCGAAGCGATTTGGGGTAGCTCCAACTCAGACCATACAAACGCCTGGAAGACAACAGCCGAACTCATTCGTTCCGAAATTGAAGCCTTGCTTAAACTCGGTACCGAGGCCTACCAAGCCGCCGAGTTCCAAGCTCGGGAAAGCAAGCTTCTCCAGGACGAGCTTGACGGTAAAGACGACGAGTTGGAACGGCTTCGTCTAGCCGAATCGAAAGGCCGAGCTACTATTGTG GCTGTTAAAAACCTGCAATGCTCTCCTTTAACAATGCGTCGTTATACACTTGTTTTCATCCCATTCCGACAGAACTTGCTGCGCCAAGGAGAAACGTCCAAGGTAGACGCTCGAGATGCCTCTCGTGCTGCTGTTTCGGAAGCTGGACTCCGTGCCGAACTGGGTGTCGTCACAGCGCAAAAGAACGAATCGCTGGGGCAGGCGGAGGGGCATAAACGCAAGGCCACTCTGTATGAAGACGAGCTTCGTCAAGTCAAAACAAAACTAGCACGCGTTGTCCAAGAGAAAATCCGAATAGAACGCGATCATCGTGCGACGCTTTCGTTGGCCAAAAGTTTTGATAG CCACGTTTCATCCGATGTGGATTACTACAAACGAAAGGTCTCGGAGTTGAACGGGTACGTGCAGAACTTGAACGCTGTAGTGGCCGAAAAGAATCGCCAAATCGAGGACTTGCGTCGGCAGATCGAGCGCTCCATGTCTCAGAACCGTCTCGCCCAATTTCGCGCCGACACCCCGGATACTTTGACGAAATAA